In a single window of the Pseudogemmatithrix spongiicola genome:
- a CDS encoding methyltransferase domain-containing protein, with the protein MTLLLTLLFICSGAAGLVYESLWSRYLGLLVGHGAYAQILVLVIFLGGMAGGAAWIARRATRIGDPLRWYAIVEALVGLLGLAFHDVFVATSAFAYDTLFPALGGTATVTIAKWTIAALLILPQSLLLGATFPLMTAGVLRRQAADRAGRTIGLLYFANSLGAAIGVLVAGFWLLEIAGLPGTLIVAAVVNLLVAAAAYLLSGRQPLAARDAADTPSVAAAPDATDAGAALPSGAFAQLLLSVAFGTAVASFIYEIAWIRMLSLVLGSATHAFELMLSAFILGLAIGAFVIRRRADGSGDPLRQLGLVQVAMGAAAILSLGWYLDAFGWMATLMETVQRNEAGYAAFHVGRYALAMAIMLPATICAGMTLPLITRALLRSARGERAIGTVYAWNTVGSIIGASAAGLWLLPAIGVRGTLILGGTIDLALGCWLLWVAAPLRAGGRRTATLALGATAALVLVSSLSPGFDPSVLSSGVFRYGTVAEAGSRDILFYRDGRTASVSVQMGSDSGFTLATNGKPDASLQAVWFEPPRPDSLRPALASDNATQALLALITLAHAPTAREAAVIGHGAGMTTHFLLGSPTMERVTTIEIEPEMVEAAKQLMPANARAFEDPRSVTVIDDARAFFAATSHRFDVIVSEPSNPWVSGVSALFTEEFYARAARQLAPGGVFGQWLHLYEIEDALVLGILKALSTQFRSYELYLTNDVDVLVVASNADSLPTPDWSVFRTEDVALDLARFRPLSDAALRATWLVGHRQLGPALARDSASNSDFYPQLDLRAERARFLGVEADAFASMHSDRFALADAMAERVIAPLGLARAPLSHARFDAQAKSVQMRQRVSGNDTSAVLVGVRAAQLRDARLSLELASDRPPPDWPLWFAEVLQVERDRHQGTMGVVDAAWYAQVERYLTRQRAPEGAQSAWRFLRAAVTYDWPTAAAEVRTQIAERDRGRAWLPPALLLDAAVLARLRTGDVTGAQAAFARLGNAAGRRPEDLRTRMLDALVN; encoded by the coding sequence GTGACGCTGCTTCTCACGCTGCTCTTCATCTGCTCGGGCGCGGCCGGGCTGGTCTACGAATCCCTGTGGAGCCGCTACCTCGGGCTCCTCGTCGGCCACGGGGCGTACGCGCAGATCCTCGTGCTCGTCATCTTCCTCGGGGGGATGGCCGGCGGCGCCGCATGGATCGCGCGCCGCGCGACGCGCATCGGCGATCCGCTGCGCTGGTACGCCATCGTCGAGGCGCTGGTCGGCCTGCTCGGCCTCGCGTTCCATGACGTGTTCGTGGCGACCAGCGCGTTCGCCTACGACACGCTGTTCCCCGCGCTCGGCGGCACGGCGACGGTCACGATCGCCAAGTGGACCATTGCCGCCCTGCTGATCCTGCCGCAATCGCTGCTGCTGGGCGCGACCTTCCCGCTCATGACGGCGGGCGTGCTGCGCCGCCAGGCGGCGGACCGCGCGGGCCGGACCATCGGGCTGCTGTACTTCGCGAACTCGTTGGGCGCGGCGATCGGCGTGCTCGTCGCCGGGTTCTGGTTGCTCGAGATCGCGGGACTGCCGGGCACGCTTATCGTGGCGGCCGTCGTGAACCTGCTCGTCGCCGCTGCGGCGTACCTGCTCTCGGGACGGCAGCCACTCGCCGCGCGCGACGCCGCCGATACGCCGAGCGTCGCTGCGGCACCCGACGCTACGGACGCAGGCGCCGCGCTGCCCAGCGGGGCGTTTGCGCAGCTCCTGCTCAGCGTCGCGTTCGGCACGGCGGTGGCCTCGTTCATCTACGAGATCGCCTGGATCCGCATGCTCTCGCTCGTGCTGGGCAGCGCCACGCACGCATTTGAGTTGATGCTCTCGGCGTTCATCCTCGGCTTGGCGATCGGCGCCTTCGTGATTCGCCGCCGTGCTGATGGCAGCGGCGATCCGCTGCGCCAGCTCGGACTCGTGCAGGTAGCGATGGGCGCGGCGGCGATCCTCTCGCTGGGCTGGTATCTCGATGCGTTCGGGTGGATGGCCACGCTGATGGAAACCGTGCAGCGCAACGAAGCGGGCTACGCGGCATTCCATGTGGGGCGCTACGCGTTGGCGATGGCCATCATGCTGCCCGCGACGATCTGCGCGGGCATGACGCTGCCGCTCATCACGCGTGCGCTGCTGCGCAGCGCCCGCGGCGAACGCGCCATCGGGACGGTGTACGCCTGGAACACCGTCGGGTCGATCATCGGCGCGAGTGCGGCAGGACTCTGGTTACTGCCCGCCATCGGCGTGCGCGGCACGTTGATCCTCGGCGGGACGATCGATCTCGCGTTGGGTTGCTGGCTGCTGTGGGTCGCCGCGCCGTTGCGCGCCGGTGGCCGACGCACCGCCACTCTCGCCCTCGGCGCGACGGCGGCGCTGGTGCTCGTGTCGTCGCTGAGCCCCGGCTTCGACCCCTCGGTGCTCTCGAGCGGCGTGTTCCGCTACGGCACGGTTGCGGAGGCCGGTTCGCGCGACATCCTCTTCTACCGCGACGGACGCACCGCCAGCGTGAGCGTGCAGATGGGCAGCGACAGCGGCTTCACGCTGGCCACCAACGGCAAGCCCGATGCTTCGCTGCAGGCGGTGTGGTTCGAGCCACCGCGCCCGGATTCGCTGCGGCCGGCACTGGCCAGCGACAACGCCACGCAGGCACTGCTCGCGCTCATCACGCTGGCGCATGCGCCGACGGCGCGCGAGGCCGCGGTGATCGGGCACGGCGCGGGCATGACGACGCACTTCCTGCTCGGGTCGCCGACGATGGAGCGCGTAACGACCATCGAGATCGAGCCGGAGATGGTCGAGGCCGCGAAGCAACTCATGCCGGCGAACGCCCGTGCCTTCGAGGACCCGCGATCGGTCACGGTGATTGACGACGCGCGCGCCTTCTTCGCGGCGACGAGCCACCGCTTCGATGTGATCGTGTCGGAACCGTCGAATCCCTGGGTGAGCGGCGTGTCGGCGCTGTTCACCGAGGAGTTCTACGCGCGGGCGGCACGCCAGCTCGCACCGGGCGGCGTGTTCGGGCAGTGGCTGCACTTGTATGAGATCGAGGACGCGCTGGTCTTGGGCATCCTCAAGGCGCTGTCCACGCAGTTCCGGTCGTATGAGCTGTATCTCACGAACGACGTCGACGTGCTGGTCGTCGCCTCGAATGCCGATTCACTGCCCACGCCGGACTGGTCGGTGTTCCGCACGGAGGACGTCGCGCTGGATCTCGCGCGCTTCCGTCCGCTCAGCGACGCCGCGCTACGCGCGACTTGGCTCGTGGGCCATCGCCAGCTCGGGCCGGCACTCGCGCGCGACTCCGCGTCGAACAGCGATTTCTACCCACAGCTCGACCTGCGCGCGGAGCGGGCGCGGTTCCTGGGCGTGGAGGCCGATGCCTTCGCTTCGATGCACAGTGATCGCTTTGCGCTCGCCGATGCAATGGCCGAGCGGGTGATTGCGCCGTTGGGACTGGCCCGCGCGCCGCTTTCGCACGCGCGCTTCGATGCGCAGGCGAAGTCGGTGCAGATGCGGCAGCGTGTCTCCGGCAACGACACCAGCGCGGTGCTGGTCGGCGTGCGCGCCGCGCAGCTGCGCGATGCGCGCCTTTCGCTCGAGCTCGCGAGCGATCGTCCGCCGCCGGACTGGCCGCTCTGGTTCGCCGAGGTGTTGCAGGTGGAGCGCGACCGGCACCAAGGCACGATGGGTGTGGTAGACGCGGCCTGGTATGCGCAAGTCGAGCGCTATCTCACACGGCAGCGCGCCCCAGAGGGTGCGCAGTCGGCGTGGCGCTTCTTGCGCGCGGCGGTGACCTACGATTGGCCGACAGCGGCAGCGGAGGTGCGCACGCAGATCGCCGAGCGTGACCGCGGCCGTGCGTGGCTACCGCCGGCGTTGCTGTTGGACGCTGCAGTGCTCGCGCGCCTGCGCACCGGGGACGTGACCGGCGCGCAGGCGGCGTTTGCGCGGCTGGGCAATGCCGCGGGGCGCAGGCCCGAAGACCTGCGCACCCGCATGCTCGACGCCCTGGTGAACTAG
- a CDS encoding M16 family metallopeptidase: MQHASLNYRLAVGLFATALALASVPCIALAQQPAAAARPAALPAGITRGASVEGITEYALANGLKVLLFPDQSKPTVTVNITYLVGSRHEGYGETGMAHLLEHLVFKGTPKHPNIPQELTERGAFPNGTTWYDRTNYFETMPASDANLEWALDLEADRMVNSYIAKKDLESEFTVVRNEFESGENSPVNVTLQRTMAAAFDWHNYGKSTIGARADIENVPIERLQAFYRRYYQPDNAILVVAGKFDEAAALRLIATKFGSIPRPQRSLDRGNLLFPTYTRDPDQDGEREVTVRRVGDQQAVIAAYKVPAGTHPDFAAIDVLAQVLTRTPGGRLHSALVQPGLVAQAGSQAFQLAEPGLLFGLALLRKEQSVDSARRVLLATMEGFAARPVTADEVTQAKAALTRQIELSMNNSQNIALDLSEWASMGDWRLLFIHRDRIEAVTPADVQRVATTYFKPDNRTVGTFIPTDAPARVTIPTIAQATVDSVARAYRGRAAMAAGEAFDPSPSNIDARTVRGQLANGFKLAMLPKQTRGNQVVARISLRHGNLETLSGRNHIAAFMPGMLDKGTRTRSRQQIREEFDRLKAQVSFVGAGNNIQASVTTTRENLMPTLRLVGEILKTPTFPAEEFEELRRQQLAAIESNKSEPVALAATEYQRRMSPYPKGHPLAVTSFEEDIANLQAMTVEQVRSIYTELVGASYGDLAIVGDFDRAEVEAWAKETFEGWRSPKPFARAERQFFDVPQFNVSIETPDKANAFFIAGQNLRLRDDSPDYPALTIGNFILGGGFLNSRLATRIRQRDGISYGVGSGLSAQSLDQVGSFSANAIYAPENVLRLETAFGEEIGRILSEGITAEELEAARNAWLQQRVQMRANDGFVASMFAAQYITGRTMAFEQQLDDKVRALTVNDVNAAMRRHINLARISTVKAGDFKNKPPVAPPTRP; encoded by the coding sequence GTGCAGCATGCATCTCTGAACTACCGTCTTGCCGTCGGCTTGTTCGCGACGGCGCTCGCGCTTGCCAGTGTCCCGTGCATCGCGCTCGCGCAGCAGCCGGCCGCCGCCGCGCGCCCCGCCGCCCTGCCCGCCGGCATCACCCGTGGCGCCAGCGTCGAAGGCATCACCGAGTACGCGCTCGCCAACGGACTCAAGGTCCTGCTCTTCCCCGACCAGTCGAAGCCGACGGTCACGGTGAACATCACGTACCTCGTGGGGTCCCGGCACGAAGGCTACGGTGAGACGGGCATGGCGCACCTGCTCGAGCACCTCGTGTTCAAGGGCACGCCGAAGCATCCGAACATCCCGCAGGAACTCACCGAGCGTGGCGCGTTTCCCAACGGCACCACCTGGTACGATCGCACCAACTACTTCGAGACGATGCCTGCGTCGGACGCCAACCTCGAGTGGGCGCTCGACCTCGAGGCCGACCGCATGGTGAACTCGTACATCGCGAAGAAGGACCTCGAAAGCGAGTTCACGGTGGTGCGCAACGAGTTCGAGTCGGGCGAGAACAGCCCCGTGAACGTCACGCTGCAGCGCACCATGGCCGCGGCCTTCGACTGGCACAACTACGGCAAGAGCACGATCGGCGCGCGCGCCGACATCGAGAACGTGCCGATCGAGCGCCTGCAGGCCTTCTACCGCCGGTACTACCAGCCGGACAACGCCATCCTCGTCGTCGCGGGCAAGTTCGACGAAGCGGCGGCGTTGCGCCTCATCGCGACCAAGTTCGGCAGCATTCCGCGGCCGCAGCGCTCGCTCGATCGCGGCAACCTGCTGTTCCCGACCTACACGCGCGATCCCGATCAGGACGGCGAGCGCGAGGTCACCGTGCGCCGCGTCGGCGACCAGCAGGCCGTGATCGCCGCGTACAAGGTCCCGGCGGGCACGCATCCGGATTTCGCCGCCATCGACGTGCTCGCCCAGGTCCTCACCCGCACGCCGGGCGGTCGTCTGCACTCGGCGTTGGTCCAGCCGGGGCTCGTGGCGCAGGCGGGCAGCCAGGCCTTCCAGCTCGCCGAACCCGGCCTGCTCTTCGGTCTCGCACTGCTCCGCAAGGAGCAGTCGGTCGACTCGGCACGCCGCGTGCTGCTCGCGACGATGGAGGGCTTCGCCGCCCGCCCCGTCACGGCCGATGAGGTGACGCAGGCCAAGGCCGCGCTGACCCGGCAGATCGAACTCTCGATGAACAACTCGCAGAACATCGCGCTCGATCTCTCCGAGTGGGCGTCGATGGGCGATTGGCGCCTGCTTTTCATCCATCGCGACCGCATCGAAGCCGTCACGCCGGCGGACGTGCAGCGCGTCGCCACCACGTACTTCAAGCCCGACAACCGCACCGTCGGCACGTTCATTCCGACGGACGCACCGGCGCGCGTCACCATCCCGACGATTGCGCAGGCCACGGTGGACTCCGTCGCGCGCGCCTACCGCGGCCGCGCGGCGATGGCCGCCGGCGAAGCCTTCGATCCCTCGCCGTCCAACATCGACGCGCGCACCGTGCGCGGCCAGTTGGCCAACGGTTTCAAGCTCGCCATGCTGCCCAAGCAGACGCGCGGCAACCAAGTCGTCGCACGCATCTCGCTGCGCCACGGCAACCTCGAGACGCTCAGCGGCCGCAACCACATCGCGGCCTTCATGCCGGGGATGCTCGACAAGGGCACGCGGACCCGCTCACGCCAGCAGATCCGCGAGGAGTTCGACCGCCTGAAGGCGCAGGTGTCCTTCGTCGGCGCGGGTAACAACATCCAGGCGTCGGTGACGACCACGCGCGAGAACCTCATGCCGACGCTGCGGCTGGTCGGCGAGATCCTCAAGACGCCGACCTTCCCAGCGGAAGAGTTCGAGGAACTGCGCCGCCAGCAACTCGCAGCCATCGAGTCGAACAAGTCCGAACCGGTGGCGCTCGCCGCCACCGAGTACCAGCGGCGCATGAGCCCGTACCCGAAGGGCCACCCGCTCGCCGTCACGTCCTTCGAGGAAGACATCGCGAACCTGCAGGCCATGACGGTCGAACAGGTGCGGAGCATCTACACCGAGCTCGTCGGCGCGAGCTACGGCGACCTGGCGATCGTCGGCGACTTCGACCGCGCCGAGGTCGAGGCCTGGGCGAAGGAGACTTTCGAGGGCTGGCGCAGCCCGAAGCCCTTCGCACGCGCCGAGCGCCAGTTCTTCGACGTCCCGCAGTTCAACGTCTCGATCGAGACGCCGGACAAGGCCAACGCGTTCTTCATCGCCGGGCAGAACCTGCGGCTCCGGGATGATTCGCCGGACTATCCGGCGCTGACGATCGGCAACTTCATCCTCGGCGGCGGCTTCCTCAACTCGCGCCTCGCCACGCGCATCCGCCAGCGCGACGGCATCAGTTACGGCGTCGGTTCCGGGCTCAGCGCACAGTCGCTCGACCAGGTCGGCTCGTTCTCGGCCAACGCCATCTACGCGCCCGAGAACGTGCTGCGGCTCGAGACGGCCTTCGGCGAGGAGATCGGCCGCATTCTCAGCGAGGGCATCACGGCCGAGGAGCTCGAGGCCGCGCGCAACGCCTGGCTCCAGCAGCGCGTGCAAATGCGGGCGAACGACGGCTTCGTCGCGTCCATGTTTGCCGCGCAGTACATCACGGGGCGGACCATGGCCTTCGAGCAGCAGCTCGACGACAAGGTGCGCGCGCTCACGGTGAACGACGTCAACGCGGCCATGCGCCGGCACATCAACCTGGCGCGCATCTCGACCGTCAAGGCCGGCGACTTCAAGAACAAGCCGCCGGTCGCGCCGCCGACGCGCCCCTAG